In Cellulomonas wangsupingiae, the genomic window GGAGCGGGTGGCCGTGGTCCTGCGGCACGTCGAGGACCTCACGGTGCCGGAGGTCGCGGCCCGCATGGGGTTGGCCGACGGCACGGTCAAGCGGTACCTCTCGACCGCGACGGCCAAGCTCGCGGAGCGGCTGGGGCCGGTGCCCGACGACGACGAGCAGGTCACCGTCGACTCACGGGGGTCACGATGAGCACGGACCGGCAGCCGCATCCCCTGGACGGTGCGCTCGAGGAGTACGAGGGCGAGGCCGCGACGTACGAGGTGCCCGTCGACGGCGTCCGCGCCCGCGTGCGCCGGCGGCGCCGTGCGCGGGCGGCGGCACGAGGCGGCGTGGTGCTCGTGACCCTGGGGGCGGTCGCCATGCTGGCACCGCAGGCATTCGAGGGCACCGCCGTCCCGGTGGCCGCGCCCGCCGGTGACTGGCCCCCGCAGTTCGTGCGGTGCGGCCTGCGCCCGGACGACGTGCGGGTCGACGACGGCCCCGCGGACACCTGGCTGGGGACGACGGACCCGGCGGCGGCCGCCGTGGCCGCGGTGGACCCCGGGGCCGACGTGGGTTCCGACCGGTCGTGGCGGTTCACCTCCGTGGTGTCCGTGGCCCCTGACGTCGCGACCGAGGGCCGGCTCGTGGCCACCGACGTCTCGCTGGTGCGCGGCGGGGAGGTGGTCGCCGTCCAGAGCGACGCCCGCGTGCCGCAGGCCGGCGGGGCGCCCACCGAGGTCTCACCGTTCCCGCTGGTGGTCGACCTGGGCGTCGAGCTCGTGTCCTGCGGCTCCTACCCGATCGGGGAGGGGGACCCGGTGGTGCCCGCGGGCGTGTACGACGCGGTCGTCACGCACACGGTCGAGTGGGTCGACCCGGCGGGCGCGGTCCGCACCGCGCGGACGTCGGCGACGACGACGCTCGACGTCGCCGACGACGGTGCGTCCGTCCCCGCGCCCGAGGCGTGCGGCGCCGACGCCGCGATGCTCGTGCCGCGTTCCGGCCCCACGGGCAACCCGTTCCCCGTCACGCTCGACGCGGACGTGCCCGCACGGGTGGCCGCCGACCAGCCGCTGCGCCTCACGGTCACCGCGACCAACGAGGGCACGGCCACCGTGGCGGGCTCGACGGGCGACCCGACGGTGCTCCTGACGCGCGGGGGCCGGGTCGTCTCCGTGCCCGTGCGCACCGACGACGCGCGGGACGCCACTCTCGCGCCCGGTGCGTCGATCACCTGGGAGAAGACGGTCGAGCCGCGGCAGTGCGGTGACGGCATCGACGAGCCTCTGCCCGTCGGCCGGTACGAGGTGTGGGTCGCGGTGGACCTGCTCCTCGCCGAGCCGGAGGGGACGGACGGTCCCGACCGGGGCCGGCCCGAGGTCCACCTGCTGTACGGACCGTGGCCGGTGTCCCTGGGCTGACGCGCCTCAGCCCCGGTGCAGCCGCTCACGCGGCACGCGCGCGAGCGCCCGGGCGTACTCGTCGGTCGTGCCGTCGGGCCGCACGTCCTGCAGCACGTGGTCGCGGACGCCCAGGTCGGCCAGCAGGGCCGTGAGCTCGGCGACCTCGCCGCGCGTGAGCACCGTCGGGTCGACGGTCGTGCGCACCTGGACGTCCACGCCGCTGTCGAGCACGATCCGCAGCGACGCGAACGCCTTGTCGGCGGCCGTCGTGCCGCTACCCGCCCGCGTGATGGCCCGGTACAGGCGGGCGGGGGCCTTGATGTCCAGGCCGACCCAGTCGACGTGCGGGATCAGCTCGCGCAGCCGCGCCGGGTAGGCGCCGGCGGTGTGCAGCCCGACGAGGAAGCCGGCGTCCTTCACCTCGCGCGCCGCGGCGACGACACCGGCCTGGCGCGTGGGCTCGCCGCCGGACAGCACGAGCCCGTCGAGCAGACCGCGTCGACGCGACAGCAGGTCGGTGACCGTCGACCACGGCACCACGCCGGGCAGGCACGGGTCGAGGATCGCGCTGTTGTGGCAGTACGTGCACCGCCACGGGCAGCCCTGCAGGAACGCCGTGGCGACCAGCCGGCCCGGCCAGTCGACCGTGGACAGCGCGGTGAGCCCGGCGATCTGCAGGGACGCCGCCGCGGCGTCCCTGCAGTCGTCGGACGTCATGCCCGCGCCCCCGCGGGCTCCAGGAACGGCAGGCGGTCGGCGTGCTCGCCCTGCTTGCCGATGTTGAAGGAGCTGACCGGGCGGTGGTAGCCCATGACGCGCGTCCACACCTCGCACGTCGTGACGACGCCGTCCTCCTCGCACGTCGGGCACAGGGGGTGCTCGCCCGAGAGGTAGCCGTGCGCGGGGCAGATCGAGAACGTCGGCGTGACGGTCAGGTACGGGAGCCGGAAGCGCGTCAGGGCCCGCCGGACCAGCTCGCGGCAGGCCTCGGGGGTCGAGATGCGCTCCGACATGTACAGGTGCAGCACCGTGCCGCCGGTGTACCGCGTCTGCAGGTCGTCCTGGCGCTCGAGGGCCTCGAACGGGTCGTCGGTGAAGCCCACGGGCAGCTGCGAGGAGTTCGTGTAGTACGGGTGGTCGGGCGTGCCGGCCTGCAGGATCGTCGGGAACCTCTTGCGGTCCTCCTTGGCGAACCGGTAGGTCGTCCCCTCGGCGGGCGTGGCCTCCAGGTTGTAGAGGTTGCCGGTCTCCTCCTGGAACTCGACCATGCGGGCCCGCACGTGGTCGAGGACGCGCAGCGCCATCGCGTGCCCGCGCTCGTCGGTGATGTCGTCCAGACCGCCGGTGAAGTTGCGGATCATCTCGTTCAGGCCGTTGACGCCGATCGTCGAGAAGTGGCTGTCGAGCGAGCCGAGGTAGCGCCGCGAGTACGGGAACAGCCCGTCGTCCATGAGCCCCTGGATGGTCGCGCGCTTGAGCTCCAGCGACGTGCGGGCGAGGTCCAGCAGCCGGTCGAGGTCCGCCAGCAGACCCGCCTCGTCGCCCGGGTGGAGGAACCCGAGCCGCGCGCAGTTGATCGTGACCACGCCGATCGACCCGGTCTGCTCACCGGAGCCGAACAGGCCGTTGCCGCGCTTGAGCAGCTCGCGCAGGTCCAGCTGCAGGCGGCAGCACATCGAGCGCACGTCACCGGGCTCCATGTCGGAGTTGATGAAGTTCTGGAAGTACGGCAGCCCGTACTTGGCCGTCATCGCCCACAGCCGCTGCGCGTTCTCCGACTCCCAGGGGAAGTCCTTCGTGATGTTGTACGTCGGGATCGGGAACGTGAAGACGCGACCCGACGCGTCGCCCTCGGTCATGACCTCCATGTACGCGCGGTTGATCATGTCCATCTCGGCCTGCAGGTCGCCGTACGTGAAGTCGCACGGCTCGTCGGCGACGAACGGCGTCTGGTCGGCGAGGTCGGCCGGGCACGTCCAGTCGAACGTCAGGTTCGTGAACGGCGTCTGCGTGCCCCACCGCGACGGCACGTTGAGGTTGTAGATCAGCTCCTGGATCCCCTGGCGCACCTCGGTGTACGTGAGGGCGTCGAGCCGCACGTACGGCGCCATGAACGTGTCGAAGCTGCTGAACGCCTGCGCCCCGGCCCACTCGTTCTGCATCGTGCCGAGGAAGTTCACGATCTGCCCGATCGCGGCGCTGAAGTGCTTGGGCGGGCGCGCCTCGACCTTGCCGGGGACGCCGTTGAGGCCCTCCTGCAGGAGGGTGCGCAGCGACCAGCCGGCGCAGTAGCCCGACAGCATGTCCAGGTCGTGGATGTGCAGGTCGCCGTCGCGGTGCGCGCGTCCCACCTCCGGCGGGTAGACCTCGCTCAGCCAGTAGTTGGCCACGACCTTGCCGGCCGTGTTGAGGATCAGACCGCCGAGCGAGTACCCCTGGTTGGCGTTGGCGTTGACCCGCCAGTCGCTGCGGTCGAGGTACTCGTCGATCGTCGGGGCGACCTCGACGACGACGGGGCTGGCGGGCCGGTCCTGCTGCGACATGCGTGCGCTCCTTCACGTCTCTGCGTCCTGCGAGTGGACCACCAGAGAACAGCGCACGACACAAGATGTTGTGCCCAACACGCGCGACACGCCCACATCTGCCACGCCTCAGCGCGCAGGAGGCAGGAAGAGACGGACCTAGGTCCCGTCCACCGGGTGAATCGGACGGGCGTCAGCGCGCGTCGAGCAGGCGCTCGCGGCCGTCGAGCAGCCCGACCGCCTCGCAGGTCGACGCCCACCGGCGGAGCGTCACACCGCTCGAGTCAGCCGCACCCGCTGTCCCGGCTGGAGCTGTGCGGCCAGCGCGCGGCCGGCCGTCGTCAGCACCGCCACGACCGGGTAGCCGCCCGTGACGGGGTGGTCGGCCCCGAACAGGAGGGGTCGGCCGTCGTGCGGCACCTGCACGGCCCCGGCCACGAGGCCCTCCGACGCGAGCTCGTCGGCCACGCCGCGGGTCAACGGCTCACCCGCGAGGCGCACCGCGACCCGGTTGCTCGCGGGCGACACGGCCCACACCGTCGACCACAGGCGGGCGCGGCCCGGTGCGTCCAGGCGGTCCAGCCGGGGTCCGTCGAGCGCGGGGAGCACGACCACCGGACCCGGGTGCCCCGCCACCCCGCCCACCGCCGGGTCAGCCGCGGCACCGTCCGGGACCGGCAGCTCGGGGAAGCCGTCGACGTCCCGTCCCAGCGGGAGCAGGTCACCCGCGCGCACGGCCGCCGGCCCCAGCCCCGACAGCACGTCCGCGGACCGCGACCCGAGCACCGCCGGCACGCCGACGCCGCCGCGCAGCGCGACCCACGAGCGCAGCCCGCTGCGCGGCGGGGCGAGCGTCAGCGTCGCACCCGCCGGTGCGCGGATCGCCGCACCGTGCGGGACGGGGACCCCGTCGAGGTCCGCAGCGGCGTGCGCACCGGTGACCGCCAGCGCCGTCGTCACCTCGACGCGCAGCACCAGCCCGCCGAGCACGACCTCCAGACCCGCCGCGTCCGCGCGGTTGCCGACGAGCCGGTTCGCGCGCCGCAGGGCGGCCGGGTCGGCAGCACCCGAGCGCGGCACCCCGACGTCGGCGAGCCCCGGGCGACCCAGGTCCTCCACCAGCACGAGCGGGCCCGTGGCCAGCACGCTGACACCGCCTCCGACGGCTGGGGACCGGCCCGCCGGGCCGCCGGCCGCCACCTCGCCACGCGTCCTTACCGCCGAGCCCGCGTCCGCGTCCGGTGCGAGCGGGGCGGGTGGCGCGGCACCCACGACCGCCGACGCCCGGTGGCGGACGAACCGCACGACGTCCCCGGGTGCGAGCCGTGCCGCGGCGTCGCGGCCGCGCACCGCGTCGAACATCACGACGGTCGTGGTGCCCAGCAGCCGCCACCCGCCCGGCGAGGCCGCCGGGTAGACCGCCGTGAACTCGCCGGCCACCGCCACGGCACCGGCAGGCACCCGCGTGCGCGGCGTCGCCAGGCGCGGCACGTGCAGCCGCGGGTCCAGGCCGACCACGTAGGCGAACCCCGGTGCGAACCCGCCGAACGCCACCCGGTAGCCCTTCGGCCCCCCGGCGACGTGCCGGGCCACGACCTCCTCGACGGACAGGCCCGTCACGCGTGCGACGTCCTCGAGGTCCTCGCCGTCGTAGACCACGGGGACGTCGACGACCCTGTCCGGGCGGGTCCCGCTGCCCCGGTCACCGGAGGTCGCGCGGGCGGCGACGGCCGCCGACCACGCGGCACGTCGCCGGGCGTCGCCACGCACCAGGACGGTGCGGGCCGCCGGGACGACGTCCACGACCCCCGGCGGGAGCGCCGCGCGCAGCGCCCGGTCGAGCGACCGGACCGCGTCGAGGTCGTCGACCTCGACCAGCATGCCGTCGTCACCGTAGGGCAGCAGCCGGGGTGGCACGTCAGGCACCGCCGAAAGGGCGGACGTCCACGCCCGCCGCCGCCAGCGCCGCCCGCACCGCCGTCGCGATCGCGACGGCGCCCGGGGTGTCCGAGTGCACGCACAGCGACTGCGGCGCGAGACGCACGACGGCCCCGTCGACCGCGGTCACCGTGCCCTCGACGGCCATCCGCACCGCCCGGTCGGCGGCCTCGTCGGGGTCGGTGACCAGGGCCCCGACCCGGTCGCGCGGCACGAGGGTGCCGTCCGGCCGGTAGCCGCGGTCGACGAACGCCTCGGTGGCGGTGGCCAGGCCCGCCGCGGCCGCGAGCGCGAGCACCCGCGACCCGGGCAGGCCGAGCACCGTCAGCGCGGGGTCCACCGCGAGCACCGCCTGCACGACGGCCCGGGCCTGCCCCTCGTCGTGCACGACCGCGTTGTACAGGGCACCGTGCGGCTTGACGTGCGTCACGCGCGCCCCGACGGACCGCGCCACCGCGACGAGCGCCCCCACCTGGTACGCGACCTGCGCGCGCAGCACCTCCGGTGCCACGCCCACGTGCCGACGCCCGAAGCCCGCACGGTCGTCGTACGACGGGTGCGCGCCGACGGCGACCCCGCGGGCGACCGCGGCGGCGCACGTGAGCGCCATGGTCGTCGCGTCACCGCCGTGGTACCCGGCGGCGACGTTCGCGCTGGTCACGAGTTCGAGCAGCGCGTCGTCAGCCGCCGGCTCGAGCCGCCACGGCCCGTCACCCTCGCCGAGGTCCGCGTTGAGGTCGATCACACCCACCCCCCGATCCTCCCCCACCCACCCCCACGCGAGAGAGCAATCCAGTCACCCACCCAGCCAACCCCCCGCGCGAGAGAGCAATCCAGTCACCCACCCCACCCCGCCCCCGCCGCGAGAGAACGATCCAGTCCGCCCCCGCCGCGAGAGAGCAGTCCGGTCCTGCCGGATCGACCTCTCACGAGCAGAGGTGTGCGGACGGCGCCCACCGGGGCTCCTCCGGGGGTTCCACCAGGAGGCATCGACCTCGTGGCACCCGACGCGAGCTCCCGTCGGGGTGAGGCGCACCCGGGGGTGGTGGGAGGATCGGGGGGTGGGTCCCGGCGAGCTGCTCGACGTGCTGCTCGCCGGTGGTCGGCGGGCGGAGCGCGCGACCCACGTACGGCACCTGCCGGGGCGTGACGGCACCCGGGCGGACTGGCCCGCGTGGGCGGACGCGGACCTCGTCCGGGGGTACCGGGCGCTCGGCGTCGAGCGGCCGTGGGAGCACCAGGTCGACGCGGCCGACGCCGCCTGGTCCGGCCGGCACACCGTGCTCGCGACGTCGACGGGCTCGGGCAAGTCCCTCGCGTTCTGGTTGCCCGCGCTCTCGGCGGTCCGCCGCGGGGCCACGGGCGCCGTGCCGGACCCGGGGGCCATCGAGTCCGTACGGCGCAGGCCGACGGTGCTGTACCTCAGCCCGACGAAGGCGCTCGCCGCCGACCAGCTCGCCGGGCTCGAGCGCCTGCTGGGGGCCGCCGGCACGCGGGACGTGCGCGTCGCGACGTGCGACGGTGACACCTCGCGTGACGAGCGCCGTTGGGTGCGCGAGCACGCCGACGTCGTGCTGACCAACCCGGACTTCCTGCACTTCGCGCTGCTGCCCGCCCACGCGACGTGGTCACGGGTGCTCGCGTCGCTCGCATTCGTCGTGGTCGACGAGTGCCACGCCTTCCGCGGGGTCTTCGGTGCGCACGTCGCGCTGGTGCTGCGGCGGCTGCGGCGGCTCGCCGCGTCGTACGGGGCGTCACCGGTGGTGGTACTGGCGTCGGCGACGACGTCCGACCCCGCGGCGAGCGCAGCGCGGCTGCTGGGGGTGCCCGCCGACGAGGTGCACGCCGTGACCGCGGACACGTCGCCCGCGGGGCGCAAGACCGTCGTGCTGTGGCAACCGCCGGAGCTGCCCGGGGGTGACGGACCGTGGGCCTCGTTGCTGCCGGCCGAGGACCCGTGGGCGACCGTCGTGGCCGTGCCGCCCCGTGACGACGCCGCCCGGGGCGACGGGGCGACGGCCGAGGACGCGCAGACGGACCCGACCGCAGCTGACGGAGGGCAGGCCGGCCCGCGTGCCCGCCCCGAGGGCTCGGGGCCGCTGGGCACGGGCGAGCGTCTGGTCGCGGTCCCGCAGGACCGTCCCCGTCGCACCGCGACGGCCGAGGTCGCGGACCTGCTCGCGGACCTGGTGGCCGCCGGCGCGCGGGTCCTCGCCTTCACGAGGTCGCGGCGCGGCGCCGAGTCCGTCGCCGCCGCCACGCGCGACCACCTCGCGGCGGTCGACCCCACGCTGCCGCCGCTCGTCTCGTCGTACCGCGGCGGGTACCTGCCGGAGGAGCGCCGCGCGCTCGAGCGCGCGATCCGGTCGGGTCACCTGCGTGCGCTGGCGACGACGAGCGCGCTCGAGCTGGGCGTCGACATCTCGGGCCTGGACGCCGTGCTCATCGCCGGGTGGCCGGGCACCCGGGTCTCGCTGTGGCAGCAGGCCGGGCGCGCGGGACGCGCCGGCGCCGACGGGCTCGTCGTGCTCGTCGCCCGCGAGGACCCGCTCGACACGTACCTCGTGCACCACCCCGAGGCGGCCCTCGACGCCCCCGTGGAGGCCACCGTGTTCGACCCCGGCAACCCGTACGTCCTGGCGCCGCACCTGTGCGCCGCCGCCGCCGAGCGACCGCTGCGCGCCGACGAGCTCGACCTGTTCGGGCCGCGCGCCCTCGACCTGCTCACGGAGCTGACCGAGCGCGGCATCCTGCGTCGGCGCACGTCGGGCTGGTACTGGACCCACGCCGAGCCGGCGAGCCGGATGACGGACCTGCGCGGTGCCGGCGGTGACCCGGTGCGGGTGGTGGAGACCGCGACGGGCAGGCTGCTGGGCACCGTCGACGCCGCGTCGGCGGACGCGAAGGTGCACCCCGGCGCCGTGTACGTGCACCTCGGCGCGACCTACGTCGTGGACGCGCTGCACCTCGACGACGGCGTCGCGCTGGCCACACGGCGCGACGTCGACCACGGCACGTGGGCGAGCTGGATCACGTCCACGACGGTGGTGGACGTGGAGCGCGAGGTCCCGTGGGGGCCCGTCACCTGGTGCTACGGGCAGGTGGACGTCACGACGCAGGTCGTCGGCTACCAGCGCCGACGCATCCCGGACCTCCAGGTGCTCTCGACGCACGAGCTCGACCTGCCGGCGCGGACGCTGCGCACGACCGCCGTCTGGTGGACCGCACCGCCCGAGGTGCTCGAGGCGGCGGGCGTCACGCTCGAGGTCGCCCCGGGCGCCCTGCACGCGGCCGAGCACGCGTCGATCGGTCTGCTGCCCCTGCTGGCGACGTGCGACCGCTGGGACCTCGGCGGCCTGTCCACGCTCGTGCACCCCGACACCGGCCACGCGACGGTCTTCGTCCACGACGGCCACCCCGGGGGCGCCGGCTTCGCCGAGCGCGGCTTCGAGCTCGGGCCCGTCTGGCTGACGGCGACGCGCGACGCCATCGCGGCCTGCCCGTGCGCGACGGGCTGCCCGGCGTGCGTGCAGTCGCCCAAGTGCGGCAACGGCAACGAGCCGCTCGACAAGTCCGGGGCGCTGCGGCTGCTCACCACGGTGCTGGGCCATGCCGCGGACGCGGCGCCCTCCTGAGGGGCGCCGCCCGGCGGGTGCGGCTGGCCGCGGCCCGGCCCGTGCGCTGTCCTTCACGGCTCCGGCGGCCGCCGCGACCTGCACCTCGACCGTCACCACCCCGCCGGCGCCGGTCACGCACGACGTGAGCACGGCACCGTTCCGGCGGGCAGCCTCCCCGGCGGCGGCGCAGGGGGCGCCGTCCCCGTCGGCGGCGTGCTGCGCGGCCGCGAGCGCGGCCAGGTCCGCCGCGACGGCAGCGCGTGCCGCCACGCCATGGGCGGAGCCGACCAGTGCCGCGGCGACCACGAGCGTCCCCGCGACCGCGATCACGGCCAGCACGAGGACGGATCCCGCACCGGCGTCGTGCGGCTCGTCGCGCCGGCCACCGCGTCGACCGACCAGGCGTCGACCCGCCAGGCGTCGACCCGCCAGGCGTCGACCCGCCAGGTGTCGACCTTCCCGCACCGGTCCCGGGCGGCTCACGGCTCGGCCCACGCCGTCGCGGCAGCGCGCGCCCGCATCCCGGCGGACCACCCGGTGAACGGCGCGCTCACCGTCACGGTCACCCACCCGTCCGCGCGCCGCACGGCGACCTCACCGCCGCGGTCGCCGAGCACGTGGCGGGCCGCGTCGACGACCACCGGGTCCGGCTCCCCGAGCGCGGCGACCCTCGCGGCGGTACGCGCCGCGTCCAGGCACGTCAGCCGCGTGAGCGTGGCCGCACCCGTGGCGAGCAACGCCAGGAGGACCACCGAGACGGCGACGAGACCCACGGCGAGCTCCGCGGTGACGGCGCCGCGGTCGCCCAGGACGCCCGCGCGTCGAGCCGCGAGCGCGGCGCGACCGCGGCACCGCCGGCTCACGCGCCGAGCGCCTGCCGCACGATGCCGGTGAGCAGGCCCTTCACCTCGCTCCCCTTGAGCACCACGACCAGCACGCCCGCGAAGCCGACGGCCGCGAGCGTCGCGATCGCGTACTCGGCCGTGGCCATGCCGGCGTCGCCGGCACGGTCGTTCAGGCCACGCAGCCGCTGCGGCAGCGAGCTGCTCGCGACCGTCCGCTGCCACGCCCGCCGTACCCGCGCCGTGCCCGCCGCGTGATGTGTCACCGCTCGTCCCATCGTCATCTGCTCCTTCGTCGTCGACCTGGCCCGCGCGGTGGCGGGCCCGGGGCACCGTCCGGCGCCCACCACGAGCGTCGCCGTCGCGCGCCCCGCGGCACGGCCGCACCGACGGATCGGGGGACGGGGCCGACACGACCGGTCGCTGTGGGCGGCTCGCCGTCGCTCCGACGCCCGCCACGACGGGCAGCCACCGCGCAGCCCTCACCCGCTGCCGCCGAGCAGGTCCCCGGCCAGCCCGAGGACGACGGGCACGAGCCCGAGCAGGACGAACGCCGGCAGGAAGCACAGCCCCAGCGGCAGCGTGAGCCGCACGCCGAGCGCACCGGCGGCCGCACGCACGCGCGCTCGTCGTTCACGACGCAGCCGGGCGGCAGCGGCGCGCAGCTGCGGACCTGGTGACGCGCCTGCCTCGCGGCCCACGCCGAGCACGCGGCCGAGGGCGGCGACGGACGCCGGCGCACCGGCCCACGCGGAGTCCCACGTCGCACCTAGGCTCAGCGCCGTCCCCACCTGGAGGAGGGCGTCGCCCTCCGTGCCGCCGAGATGCCGTCCCGTGACGGCGAGGGCGGCGGGCACGGCGGCACCCCCGCGGACCGCGGCGGCGCACAGGTCCAGCACGAAGGCAGGGTCGAGGACGTCGGGCGCTCGGCGCGCACGGACCCGGCGACGGGACGCAGCCGGCTGCGAGCCGCCCGCCACCGGGCGCCCACCGGCCGCGGGGCGGATGCTCGCACGCGGCACCGCGCGTCGGCCAGCTCTCCAGGGAAGCCGCGCCACCAGGAGCGCCGCGGCGACCACGACCCCGACGACGAGCGGCGTCACGGCGCACCTGCGCGGCGCAGCAGGGCCCCGACCCACAGCCTCCCGACGACGACCAGGCCCACGCCCACGAGGCCCAGGACGCTGCCGAGGGCGCCGTCCGTCAGGACCTGCCAGGGGCGGGCGCCCATCGCCGCGCCGACCAGCAGGCCGAGCGCCGGCAGGAAGGTGAGCACGCGGGCGGTGGCGCGCGGACCGGCGAGCGCCGCCGCGATCTCGCCGGACTGCTCGGCGTCGGCGGCGACTGCCTCCGCCAGGTCCTCGAGCACGTCCGCCAGCGGCGCCCCGGTCTCGGCGGCGACGTGCGCGCCGGCCACGACGGCCCGGACCCGTGACCGCTCACCGCCCCGGTCCCCCACGACGGCGGTGAGGAGCTCGGCGGCCGGGACCTCACCGTCGACGCCCGCACCCAGCGCCGCGCGCCACGCCGCCGCCGGCGGCAGCCCTGCGCGCACCTGCGCCGCCACCGCGTGCAGGAGGCCGGCGAGGTCGTCGTCGCCCGGGGACGGGGCCGACGCCCTGTGGCGCGACCACGGCCGTGGCCCCCGACGCCGGCGGGACCCGTCACCGACCGGCACCGGCACCCCGGGCGGCCCCGCGGACCCACCGCCGCGCGACCCCCGGACGACCCCTCGGCGCGGGCACGGACCGGCGAGCGCGGACACCGCGAGCGCCACGAGCACGCCGACGAGCAGGCTCACCGGCCACCGCCGGCACGCGGCCGCCTCATGCGCCCACCCCGGTACGCGCCGCGAGCCGTTCCCATCCCGCGCCGGTGCGCACGGCGCCGTGCTCGGTGACCTCGACGGCCGTCGTGACGCGCAGGGCGCCGTCGTCCCGCCGGTCGACGACGGCGACCTCGGCCAGGTAGCGGCGCCCCGTGTCGGGCGCCCGCCGGACGCGGCGGACGTGCAGCACCGCGTCGACGGCGCTGGCTGCCTGGGCCGCCAGCGCACCGCGGTCGAGGCCGGCGAGGGCGGCGAGGGCCTCGAGACGTGCGGGGACGTCGCCCGCCGTGTTGGCGTGCAGCGTGGCGCACCCGCCCTCGTGACCCGTGTTGAGCGCCGCCAGGACGTCGCGCACCTCGGCGCCGCGGCACTCGCCCAGCACGATGCGGTCCGGCCGCATGCGCAGCGCCTGCCGCACGAGGTCCGCGAGGTCGACCCCACCGGCACCGTCGACGTTCGCCGGCCGGGTCGTCAGGCGCACGACGTGCGGGTGGTCCGCGACGAGCTCGCCGGCCTCCTCGACCAGCACGATGCGCTCGTCGTGCGGGACCAGCGACAGCAGGGCCGCGAGCAAGGTCGTCTTGCCGGCTCCGGTGGCGCCGGACACCAGCAGGTTGGCGCGCGAGCCGACCAGACCGTGCAGGACGGGCACCAGCGCGGGGGCGACGGCACCGGCTGCCGTGAGATCACGCAGCGTGAACGCGCGCGGCCGCACGACGCGCAGGCTCAGGACCGTGCACGGCCCAGCGAGCGGAGGCAGGACCGCGTGGAGCCGCGTGCCGTCCGGCAGCCGTGCGTCCGCCGTCGGCGCGGCGTCGTCGAGCCGGCGTCCCGCAGCGGCCGCGAGGCGCACGGCGAGCGCGCGGACGTCCGCGGGACCCCCGAGGTCCACGTCGACGCGGACGAGTGCACCCGTGTGCTCGACCCAGACGTCGCACGGCCCGTTGACCAGCACGTCCGTGACCGCCGGGTCGTCGAGCCACTCCTGCAGCGCCCCCGCCCCGAAGACCTCGTCCGCGACCGCGCGCACCGTCTCGGCGAGCGGCACGGGTCCCAGCAGGGTGCCGTGGGCGCGCAGGGCCCCGTCGACCAGGGCCGCGAGACCCGCCGGGTCGGGCGGGCGCGTGCGCAGCGCCTCGCGCACGCGCGCGAGGACCGCCCCCGGCACGGCACGACGGGCGGGCGCAGCGCTGCGCAGCCCGCCGACGACCCTGCTCCCGCCCACGCCGGCCGCCCCCGCCCGCACGAGCCCGTCGTTCACGCCGGGAGCCCGAGCCGGCGGGCGACGGCCGCAGCGGAGCGGGCCGCCGGACCCCGCCCTCCCGGTCCGGTCCGCTCGGCGCGCGTCGCCAGGGCACGGTCGCGACGCGCCACGTGCCAGACGTCGAGCCCGCTGGCGTCGGCGACGTCGGCCGCGGCCAGCGAGGCGCGCGGGCCCCCCTGCACGACGAGCCCGCACGCCGTCGCGGCCTCGTCGAGGCGCGGCCGCAGGGCGAGGGCCCCGGCGACGCTGCGCAGGTCGGG contains:
- a CDS encoding anaerobic ribonucleoside-triphosphate reductase activating protein, with protein sequence MTSDDCRDAAAASLQIAGLTALSTVDWPGRLVATAFLQGCPWRCTYCHNSAILDPCLPGVVPWSTVTDLLSRRRGLLDGLVLSGGEPTRQAGVVAAAREVKDAGFLVGLHTAGAYPARLRELIPHVDWVGLDIKAPARLYRAITRAGSGTTAADKAFASLRIVLDSGVDVQVRTTVDPTVLTRGEVAELTALLADLGVRDHVLQDVRPDGTTDEYARALARVPRERLHRG
- a CDS encoding ribonucleoside triphosphate reductase, with product MSQQDRPASPVVVEVAPTIDEYLDRSDWRVNANANQGYSLGGLILNTAGKVVANYWLSEVYPPEVGRAHRDGDLHIHDLDMLSGYCAGWSLRTLLQEGLNGVPGKVEARPPKHFSAAIGQIVNFLGTMQNEWAGAQAFSSFDTFMAPYVRLDALTYTEVRQGIQELIYNLNVPSRWGTQTPFTNLTFDWTCPADLADQTPFVADEPCDFTYGDLQAEMDMINRAYMEVMTEGDASGRVFTFPIPTYNITKDFPWESENAQRLWAMTAKYGLPYFQNFINSDMEPGDVRSMCCRLQLDLRELLKRGNGLFGSGEQTGSIGVVTINCARLGFLHPGDEAGLLADLDRLLDLARTSLELKRATIQGLMDDGLFPYSRRYLGSLDSHFSTIGVNGLNEMIRNFTGGLDDITDERGHAMALRVLDHVRARMVEFQEETGNLYNLEATPAEGTTYRFAKEDRKRFPTILQAGTPDHPYYTNSSQLPVGFTDDPFEALERQDDLQTRYTGGTVLHLYMSERISTPEACRELVRRALTRFRLPYLTVTPTFSICPAHGYLSGEHPLCPTCEEDGVVTTCEVWTRVMGYHRPVSSFNIGKQGEHADRLPFLEPAGARA
- a CDS encoding urea amidolyase family protein; this encodes MPPRLLPYGDDGMLVEVDDLDAVRSLDRALRAALPPGVVDVVPAARTVLVRGDARRRAAWSAAVAARATSGDRGSGTRPDRVVDVPVVYDGEDLEDVARVTGLSVEEVVARHVAGGPKGYRVAFGGFAPGFAYVVGLDPRLHVPRLATPRTRVPAGAVAVAGEFTAVYPAASPGGWRLLGTTTVVMFDAVRGRDAAARLAPGDVVRFVRHRASAVVGAAPPAPLAPDADAGSAVRTRGEVAAGGPAGRSPAVGGGVSVLATGPLVLVEDLGRPGLADVGVPRSGAADPAALRRANRLVGNRADAAGLEVVLGGLVLRVEVTTALAVTGAHAAADLDGVPVPHGAAIRAPAGATLTLAPPRSGLRSWVALRGGVGVPAVLGSRSADVLSGLGPAAVRAGDLLPLGRDVDGFPELPVPDGAAADPAVGGVAGHPGPVVVLPALDGPRLDRLDAPGRARLWSTVWAVSPASNRVAVRLAGEPLTRGVADELASEGLVAGAVQVPHDGRPLLFGADHPVTGGYPVVAVLTTAGRALAAQLQPGQRVRLTRAV
- a CDS encoding LamB/YcsF family protein; the encoded protein is MGVIDLNADLGEGDGPWRLEPAADDALLELVTSANVAAGYHGGDATTMALTCAAAVARGVAVGAHPSYDDRAGFGRRHVGVAPEVLRAQVAYQVGALVAVARSVGARVTHVKPHGALYNAVVHDEGQARAVVQAVLAVDPALTVLGLPGSRVLALAAAAGLATATEAFVDRGYRPDGTLVPRDRVGALVTDPDEAADRAVRMAVEGTVTAVDGAVVRLAPQSLCVHSDTPGAVAIATAVRAALAAAGVDVRPFGGA